tgtgattaaaactgcaattaatcgtgattacttTATTAATGTTGTGATTAATAGCAATTATAATTTTTAGTTGTTTCACAACCCAAATACTGAAAATGTTCAGCTGTTTTATTTACAACACATTCCAAGCTAAACAAGCTTAGGACATACAGGGCTACTCCATGTGCTCCTTTGAATGTTAATATCTAGAATGTCCTTCCAGCTCACAGCTACATCATAGCGTTGTCTATGTTCTGGAAACATACAGAAAGATCTGAGCATGCTCATCAGCACCAGGCCCAGATTAAAGGGTTTTGGGCCTCTCAGACCTTCTGTAAACTAGACAGCAAAGTGCCTCCACACCATTAAATACCACACCTACAGATCCCAATGTGCTCCTTCCACGACCACTCCACACATACTGCTCCCTATGCACAGACCCCTgaatgcccctcccaccccacatatACCCCAACAACCCTTCACCAGCCCCAACTTatcctgacagccccccaacaCATCCCAGTAGCTCTGACCTATGTCCTGCTCACCACAGCCCCCAAAACCTCAGCCCAGCAGCCACAactcccagcagccccctccaaCATCTCCCCCCCATTCCCATTACAGCCTTCACAACTCTTACAGCCACCACAGCTCATTcccatctccccccctcccctcccccaacagccgCCACGActcaccccactcccaccccattcCTTGCaatctggagcatggggttgcagcaccactcagttTTGGGGGGTCACCAGGGGCCCTCTTGAGATGGGGGTCCTGTGCAAGTGCACTGAGTGCAATTGGTTAATCCGCGTCTGATGAGTACACTTCTTTTCTACTTGCTTTGCAAGCTAGAATTGTGAAAGGTTCTTCCTACACTTAGCTGACGAGTATAAATTAGGAATGCAAACtaaggtggttttttgtttgtttgtttgtttcaaatagCAAAAACAACTAACactggctaggttgaggagcccTTTGAGGACCAGTCTCAAATCAGTACAGACTTTTTCCCCCCAGTCAATGATAGATTATCATTGAAAGGCACTGTGGAAGAAGTGAAGTATATTTGGGGAGCAGGATTTGAATGTGGAGAAGGTGGCTCCTTTCAAAACCTGATCTGGTCACTGATATACAGTAGTACTTTACACTTTTCAGCATAATTAGTTTGAGAACATTAATAAAATAGCTGTCTTTTTCTGTGTAGTTCTAGGTGATCTGGATGACCAGCTGGCACAGGAACAAGCCCAAGATTCAGTGAACAGAAAGCGTCTAGATGACAGTGGACCAAGAGCACAATATCTGTTTCCCAGTACAAGCAGACAGACTGCTATTAGGGGACGACACAGAAATAACTGCAGTGAAACACCCAGCACGTTTTTCTCTGATGCAACAAGAACAATAAGAGCCAAAGAGGACCATAAAATTTTCTACAGACCAAGGAAATTTTATGATACATATATGAACAGATGCCATTCAGCATCTAAAGAAGAATACATGCACAAGGATTCATTAGACAGTAGTTaccctgttctgagcagaagGCTGTCTTCTGTATCGTTTGGAGAGTCCTCAGAAGGTAGCTTGCATCTTCCTTCCATAAGACAGAACAGTGGATTTGGACACAAGAGTTATATGGGGAAGGGTACAGTTGGGAGAAGTTACTCTGTGTGTTCTCTTCAGAGATATCCATCTTCAGCATCCTCTGAGCCATTTTCAACAACTAGTTTACAAAATCTATTGGCAACGGAGAACAACAGTGGATTTGTAAGAAGGAACAATCGGCAAACCCCAAAGCGAATTCCCCTCTCTTCTATTGTATGGAATAAACCATATACTTCTGGACATGCATCAAATCAAGACAATCTTTTTAGGACCCAATCATTAATGGAATGTAATGCCACAAAACAGGATACATATCCTTGCCCTCTGCACAAAAACAGAGAATATGAATTTTACCGGTCAAAACACCATTACAGAAGAGCTGTGTCAAGTACTAATTGGTTTAGTAGCATCAGTTGCACAGACAAAGCTGCTACTTCACTATCCTTTGATAATTGGGAGAATTATCCATTATGCAGGTTGGAAAACAATCTCTCTAGGTCCCACTATAGAGATACAGCTTGTCATGGTAGGTTCCAAATACACCAAAAGAGTTCTCCTTTTGGAAGAAAAGAGGAGCACCCTTCCTGGTCTGATATTTATCAGTACTACAATGATGAAGTGTTTCTTTCCCCTGATGCTCACTATGAAATGATTACATCTAATTTAAATGACCAGCAAAGTGCACATGCAAAGAATGCTAAACTTGCTTCACAGTGCCATCATAGTGACTTTCAAACATGTGTGTCAGAGAACAGAAGCAGTATGGAGGTATCAAGTGGTGCAAGTAGTAAACTGCTTTCAAAGAATTCAAAAGACCCTCAGAGCTATCTCACTTATAAATCTGCAGTTACTTCAACCAACATCAAAGCAGATGTGTCTGAGTCTGTCTTACTGGGTTCAAGGTTCAAGAAGAAATTGGTAGCAGAGAACAGCAGTTCTGTCACTAAGGTTTCCCAAAGCCAGCCACAGCCTTTGGTTACCCAAATGAATATTAAGAAAGACTTTAAAAAAGCTGCTTCAGACAAGGTCAGAGACTTGGAACTATCAGGCAAGGCAGACCAGAAAAGTATTAAAGACATAATATTACAGCCAGTTTCTCAGAAAATGGATACAAAAAATACCATTGATCCCCAGATTTCTCCTTCTAATAACACTGCTGCCTTGCAAAACAGCACATCTCTTCTTAATTCACCTCTTTCACTGAGTTCAAGGAGACAAACCCAGCTCACCGCCACAAGAGAGATTACAAAAAATAACATATCAAAGAGTTGTAAAAGAAACctacaaagaaaggaaaatgatcTTCCTGCTCACAGTGAACTTAATCAGGCGCCTTCTCTTCTGTCTGCTGATGGGAGCAGAAGGGGATCATTTCTTTCAAATCTGAAGCAATGGGAACATCATCTGCTTAATTCAGCAAAAAGAAAAGGCATTAAATTAGGAAGCCGGAGAGCAGAAACTACTGATCATATCACTCCTAAGGGAGAGTCTTTCCAGGTAGATATTCTACAAAGTAATGCATCAGTTCATTCTGCTCCAATTACTGAAACGTTGGCAAACCATCAAAGCATACTGCCCAGTCCTCCAGAACTTTTGTCTCGTAGTTCACAAGGCTCTCTACAAGCCTTTTCTCATAAGAGCTATCTGAAATCTTTAGAAACTCCAACTAATTCTTCAGTGAATTGCAGAGTTACTGAAGCTCCAGCAGAAGGTGGGGAAGTGGTTGAGTTGGTAGGTGTTGTTGCAAAAGATATTCCCCAGGAAAAACCCAAAGATCAAAACATTTTAGCCAGTAAGGACCATAATAGTCAATTAACTACTGGTGGTTCACAAAACAGGAATTGTGAGAATATTTATGCATGTAGTTTTGACAGAGGCCCAGAGATTGCTGAACGTAgtttaaactatttttgtttggaaagagaaaatggaaaaacaagacaaaatacATCATGTATTGAAAGGCTCTATAGGCAAGGAAGCTTACTGAGACACACGAATAGTAGCAGCATTTCTGGCTCTCCTGGTAAAAGCAACCCTGAGTCGCCGGAACCTCGTGTCATTTATTACACTTTACCTAGAAAATCAGCTAGCATTGCTGGCAGTGTAATGTCAGATATGTCCATCTCTTTCCCTAAAAGCAAAACAGCCACATGGGATCATGTAGAGAAGCAGAACTCAGACAGAACTGCTGCCTTTTCTTTTAATCAAGGAGATAAAATATCTTCTTTAGGATCAGCACATTCCTCAATAAGACCAATACCTTTAGATGGTATTACAGATATCAAAGAAAATGTCCTGCAAATTAAGGATTGCCCTTTGCCTCTAAACAGGAGCCCTAGCCACTCCTTAAGTGGTAGTACAGTTGTCtctgaatcagagagagagaaacttgtaAACCAAAAAGAATCCCCAGTATTTTCAGACTGTTTGGAAAAGGAAATGGGGGATTCTTTGCAGAAATATAAAACTATTAGCACATTTACAGTTTCTGGTGATGAGGATCATGTCGAATATCACGAGTTGGTTTCAATTTATTACACCTTACCACGGAGTCATTCAAGAACATTGTGTAACCTCTTTCTAGATGATCCAGAGATCACAGCTTTACCTCTTTACACAGAAAAGTCTAAATCACCCAAAATGCGAAACAAGAACTCTGAAGTTCGCATCGGTTTAGCAAATGTAGCTTTTCCTAGCACCTTAGAAAAAGAGAGACACCCACATTCTCCTGATCAAACTCCTGCAGCTTCAATGACACCCCAGAATGCAAAGACAGGAGCTGTTGACACTGATCAGGAAAGCTCACATTTTTCTCCCAGCACTGAGAATGTATGTACTTCACAGTCAACAAGCATTGTACATAATAAGAAAGATATTTCACCAGGGCTTGCATTAAAAGAAAGCACACTTGTACTTCCTGACATGGTGACCTCAGACACTTCTATTCGTGATCCAGAATCCACTGCAGAAGCGGATACTTCCGTTAAGGCAATTTCTACTGCTTCACACAACCAAAATATTGATATATGCTTTTCTTCAGGTAAAGAAAGTAAAGAGAAGGAGAACATTTTGCATACTGACACACCATTAACCTCCACTTTGTCAACCGCCACAAAACACAAAGGCCCTCCAgagaatgtttttaattttacttctGCAATTAATACTAATAGTGTGCAAAACAGAGACTCCAAAAATTGCCAGCAATTTATTAAAGTAAGAGGGAGCAACAATCAGAATATTTTACCACCGCAGTTAGATAAAAATAGTTCCCATGAAGGAAAAAGTCATAGAGAGTCTGCAGTCAATAATACACCAATAACCTCTGCTGAAAGTAAATCTAGGCATGATGCAGGAGCCAAAGAGAGATCAGATTTTCAACACCAAAGCATTTCCCTATATAACAATAAATGTACTGGATTTCTATTAGGAGCTGAAAGTTCCAGAAATAGCACAGATGAAGAATTAATTTCTGATAGAAAAATGCTTCCAAATTCACAGAACAAACCATTTCAGCTAGGCACAGTTTCTGCAGCTAAACCTATACTTCAACCAGCCAAAATAGGTATCCCAGACACACATGATCTAGTGAGCCGCAAAACTAAACAAGAGCAAATATCCCTGAACACTCAGATGGACAAAGATTGCACTAGTTTGCAGAAAGCTGTGATGTCCAGTGAAGATAGACAGAATGTTGAGTCTAAAGATAAACTCTCCAGTGTCACACAGGATCTGCAACTGCTGCAGAGTGCAGTGAGCGAAAATAAGCTTATGTCTGATGGCACTAGAGAGAAAGTCAGTGAtatagaaaaaaggaaaaacaggccCTCAGTTAAAAATGAAGTGGCAGCCATTTACAAAACAAGCCGAAAATTTTGTAGTAAAAATGTAAACCCAAAACCACACGTAAGTAATATATTTTCACAGAACGATGGAGGTATCACTTCTTTAGAGATTAACATGACCCACAACACATTGCATTCCCCTGCTTCTACCCAGCTGTTTCTCCAAACTGGAAATGAAGACCAGAATCAAAATCTGACCCCTGGTGTTTGTGACAGCCCTGTTCACAAAATATCTGAGAAGAATAAGAGATCACAAACTAATGATGACTCTCCATTGTTAGTTAAAAACCAGAATCAAGGGCCTTTTGCAAATTCATGCAACCAGAGAAGAGAAGTCAACAACCCCAAACAAAACGAGAATGAAGTGGAAAGCATGCTGAGCCCCACAACCCTATTTCCAAAGGAAATCGCTGCAAGAAGTAAGAATTCCCCAAAACTTGTCCAGGGGTTGGAAAACAGAAATCAAACCATTTTTTCCAGAGCTACCGAAACAGATTCATCAGGCAATCAAAAGAGAACCAGTACTGGTAGTTCCCATGATCCTCTACTATTGCCATTTTTAACTGACAAAAACTCAAACACATTTATAACAAATTTGCAGGCAAGTGTCTGTTCACAGAAACAGGCCCTTTCCCCAGATGAATGTGATCATGATCAAAACCTCCATCGGTCAAAgagtttaaaaaatgcaaacctGCACAGTAATCAGTCACGCATGAGTCATGCAAAGAATCAACGTGAACGTCACTTTTCTGAAAGCACCTATACTCAAGATTCCCATGACAACCTTGGCTCTGGAAGTAACTGTCTACCTAAAAAAAGCAGGTACAGTAGAAAGTTTAAATCTTATTCTGAGCTATGCTCTTgtgatgaaaatgaaaactggGCTTCATATGACAGGACTACCACCTACGGCACTAGACGTGTGATGTATCCTTCTATTGAGTTTGGTATATTTGGAAAAGAACAACAACTGGCGTTCCTGGAAAATATCAAGAGATCACTCACAGAAGGGAGATTATGGAGACCGTGTCTTCTTAAAAACCCTGGCTTTCTGAGAAATGAAGAGAGTGATTCTTTAAAGAGGGCTGAGCTCTTGAACTCAAGTTCTGCTAGGAGCAAAATGTCAGTAGATGCTTCATCCCCAAGAGACCCAATTGACATCTATCGAGAAGAACCGATGGTTTATTCAGACTCTGACACTGATACCACCACGGATGATGAATACTATCTTTGTGAGACTGATAAAGAATCAGAACTGTGAGATCCTGTAATACAAGATTGAGAGTGAGATCTCATCTGAAAGGTGTTTTGATGGTTCCTGGATGGGCATAAACATGTAAcacattttgggccagatcctgtgctggtgtaaatcagtgttggtccattgactttaatgaagctatgttgatttatgCAAGCTCAATTTggccattttaaattttaaaagtatttaaactTGTCATTTTCTTTTGCAAGCAAAAGATAAattctcacaattttttttaaatatgtattttattaagAAAACGAAGATGAATGTGGAGCTTTTTATTGTGTAATGATATGGaagtatctccattgacttcagtaaaaggtggatagtgtacacacacacacacacacacacacacacacacacacacacacacacacacacacacacacacacacacacacacacacacacacacacacacacacacacacacacacacacaccgtttGTTCTGCCCAAAGGGGGAAAGCATCCTATTGGGGCAAGGCAAAAACGCTAAAGAAGAGCATGACTGATACATGCAGTACACTTTCACTACTGGAAAATTGGGTTAAAATCCTCACTATGATAAGTACAGATGAGTGATAGTCTGCTTTTAAAGCATCATATGGAAGATCCAGGGTTGAAATAGCAAGAGTCTTTGCTGGCTGGGGCTGAGGTGCATTACCAGGGTGGCTTCCTTTGTCCTGGGGATTATTCTAGTTTTTAATAATCATGTGTCACTTCATAGAGCACTAAttgaacaaaaattttaaaaaattctgtaacTTGGTTCTCTTCTGTTTATTTCCTATGTGTTTCATTTCCTACACTTCATGGGCTCAATCCTTAGCTACATGTAGTTCATGCTGGGCACAGCACTGTTAGTGGGAAAGCAAAGGTGACTCTAAATCACTTTTCCATCTCCCCTAGCCCTCAGCCCAACAGGGGGCTAAAACAGTCCTTAGCATATCTTAGAACAGCCCAAAAAGCTACTATAAATTGCATCAACAAAGCAGTCCTAGGAACTACTGTGCTGGCTGAAGATTGGGCAGAGTGCTGTATTTAAGTTTATTTGTACTTAATCTTCACTAACTTCACATCTGGTCTCTAATTAATCTCATTCCAGAATTTTCtctatattttttcatttaataaaattatCTAAGacacaaatt
The DNA window shown above is from Trachemys scripta elegans isolate TJP31775 chromosome 1, CAS_Tse_1.0, whole genome shotgun sequence and carries:
- the POGLUT3 gene encoding protein O-glucosyltransferase 3 isoform X1 encodes the protein MAGAPRGLDLTFLSEQEARQIVQVLERDAELKRAEKDRISKLQKKKQDVTGLQGVTGEWFEEIQRKKFRNEIDVNRMLKRPLAHWLRKTSRTDPKEFKMSSPQNPQAQKNVSPSILGFRTPFASLFSFKKSRKHTLKHQTRQQPRYDSFALGAHTSSKVEEMAQAETCNSSLPAELPGNLFDATQAEMMEDSTPIWNEQLEKEFFRVLGDLDDQLAQEQAQDSVNRKRLDDSGPRAQYLFPSTSRQTAIRGRHRNNCSETPSTFFSDATRTIRAKEDHKIFYRPRKFYDTYMNRCHSASKEEYMHKDSLDSSYPVLSRRLSSVSFGESSEGSLHLPSIRQNSGFGHKSYMGKGTVGRSYSVCSLQRYPSSASSEPFSTTSLQNLLATENNSGFVRRNNRQTPKRIPLSSIVWNKPYTSGHASNQDNLFRTQSLMECNATKQDTYPCPLHKNREYEFYRSKHHYRRAVSSTNWFSSISCTDKAATSLSFDNWENYPLCRLENNLSRSHYRDTACHGRFQIHQKSSPFGRKEEHPSWSDIYQYYNDEVFLSPDAHYEMITSNLNDQQSAHAKNAKLASQCHHSDFQTCVSENRSSMEVSSGASSKLLSKNSKDPQSYLTYKSAVTSTNIKADVSESVLLGSRFKKKLVAENSSSVTKVSQSQPQPLVTQMNIKKDFKKAASDKVRDLELSGKADQKSIKDIILQPVSQKMDTKNTIDPQISPSNNTAALQNSTSLLNSPLSLSSRRQTQLTATREITKNNISKSCKRNLQRKENDLPAHSELNQAPSLLSADGSRRGSFLSNLKQWEHHLLNSAKRKGIKLGSRRAETTDHITPKGESFQVDILQSNASVHSAPITETLANHQSILPSPPELLSRSSQGSLQAFSHKSYLKSLETPTNSSVNCRVTEAPAEGGEVVELVGVVAKDIPQEKPKDQNILASKDHNSQLTTGGSQNRNCENIYACSFDRGPEIAERSLNYFCLERENGKTRQNTSCIERLYRQGSLLRHTNSSSISGSPGKSNPESPEPRVIYYTLPRKSASIAGSVMSDMSISFPKSKTATWDHVEKQNSDRTAAFSFNQGDKISSLGSAHSSIRPIPLDGITDIKENVLQIKDCPLPLNRSPSHSLSGSTVVSESEREKLVNQKESPVFSDCLEKEMGDSLQKYKTISTFTVSGDEDHVEYHELVSIYYTLPRSHSRTLCNLFLDDPEITALPLYTEKSKSPKMRNKNSEVRIGLANVAFPSTLEKERHPHSPDQTPAASMTPQNAKTGAVDTDQESSHFSPSTENVCTSQSTSIVHNKKDISPGLALKESTLVLPDMVTSDTSIRDPESTAEADTSVKAISTASHNQNIDICFSSGKESKEKENILHTDTPLTSTLSTATKHKGPPENVFNFTSAINTNSVQNRDSKNCQQFIKVRGSNNQNILPPQLDKNSSHEGKSHRESAVNNTPITSAESKSRHDAGAKERSDFQHQSISLYNNKCTGFLLGAESSRNSTDEELISDRKMLPNSQNKPFQLGTVSAAKPILQPAKIGIPDTHDLVSRKTKQEQISLNTQMDKDCTSLQKAVMSSEDRQNVESKDKLSSVTQDLQLLQSAVSENKLMSDGTREKVSDIEKRKNRPSVKNEVAAIYKTSRKFCSKNVNPKPHVSNIFSQNDGGITSLEINMTHNTLHSPASTQLFLQTGNEDQNQNLTPGVCDSPVHKISEKNKRSQTNDDSPLLVKNQNQGPFANSCNQRREVNNPKQNENEVESMLSPTTLFPKEIAARSKNSPKLVQGLENRNQTIFSRATETDSSGNQKRTSTGSSHDPLLLPFLTDKNSNTFITNLQASVCSQKQALSPDECDHDQNLHRSKSLKNANLHSNQSRMSHAKNQRERHFSESTYTQDSHDNLGSGSNCLPKKSRYSRKFKSYSELCSCDENENWASYDRTTTYGTRRVMYPSIEFGIFGKEQQLAFLENIKRSLTEGRLWRPCLLKNPGFLRNEESDSLKRAELLNSSSARSKMSVDASSPRDPIDIYREEPMVYSDSDTDTTTDDEYYLCETDKESEL
- the POGLUT3 gene encoding protein O-glucosyltransferase 3 isoform X2 produces the protein MAQAETCNSSLPAELPGNLFDATQAEMMEDSTPIWNEQLEKEFFRVLGDLDDQLAQEQAQDSVNRKRLDDSGPRAQYLFPSTSRQTAIRGRHRNNCSETPSTFFSDATRTIRAKEDHKIFYRPRKFYDTYMNRCHSASKEEYMHKDSLDSSYPVLSRRLSSVSFGESSEGSLHLPSIRQNSGFGHKSYMGKGTVGRSYSVCSLQRYPSSASSEPFSTTSLQNLLATENNSGFVRRNNRQTPKRIPLSSIVWNKPYTSGHASNQDNLFRTQSLMECNATKQDTYPCPLHKNREYEFYRSKHHYRRAVSSTNWFSSISCTDKAATSLSFDNWENYPLCRLENNLSRSHYRDTACHGRFQIHQKSSPFGRKEEHPSWSDIYQYYNDEVFLSPDAHYEMITSNLNDQQSAHAKNAKLASQCHHSDFQTCVSENRSSMEVSSGASSKLLSKNSKDPQSYLTYKSAVTSTNIKADVSESVLLGSRFKKKLVAENSSSVTKVSQSQPQPLVTQMNIKKDFKKAASDKVRDLELSGKADQKSIKDIILQPVSQKMDTKNTIDPQISPSNNTAALQNSTSLLNSPLSLSSRRQTQLTATREITKNNISKSCKRNLQRKENDLPAHSELNQAPSLLSADGSRRGSFLSNLKQWEHHLLNSAKRKGIKLGSRRAETTDHITPKGESFQVDILQSNASVHSAPITETLANHQSILPSPPELLSRSSQGSLQAFSHKSYLKSLETPTNSSVNCRVTEAPAEGGEVVELVGVVAKDIPQEKPKDQNILASKDHNSQLTTGGSQNRNCENIYACSFDRGPEIAERSLNYFCLERENGKTRQNTSCIERLYRQGSLLRHTNSSSISGSPGKSNPESPEPRVIYYTLPRKSASIAGSVMSDMSISFPKSKTATWDHVEKQNSDRTAAFSFNQGDKISSLGSAHSSIRPIPLDGITDIKENVLQIKDCPLPLNRSPSHSLSGSTVVSESEREKLVNQKESPVFSDCLEKEMGDSLQKYKTISTFTVSGDEDHVEYHELVSIYYTLPRSHSRTLCNLFLDDPEITALPLYTEKSKSPKMRNKNSEVRIGLANVAFPSTLEKERHPHSPDQTPAASMTPQNAKTGAVDTDQESSHFSPSTENVCTSQSTSIVHNKKDISPGLALKESTLVLPDMVTSDTSIRDPESTAEADTSVKAISTASHNQNIDICFSSGKESKEKENILHTDTPLTSTLSTATKHKGPPENVFNFTSAINTNSVQNRDSKNCQQFIKVRGSNNQNILPPQLDKNSSHEGKSHRESAVNNTPITSAESKSRHDAGAKERSDFQHQSISLYNNKCTGFLLGAESSRNSTDEELISDRKMLPNSQNKPFQLGTVSAAKPILQPAKIGIPDTHDLVSRKTKQEQISLNTQMDKDCTSLQKAVMSSEDRQNVESKDKLSSVTQDLQLLQSAVSENKLMSDGTREKVSDIEKRKNRPSVKNEVAAIYKTSRKFCSKNVNPKPHVSNIFSQNDGGITSLEINMTHNTLHSPASTQLFLQTGNEDQNQNLTPGVCDSPVHKISEKNKRSQTNDDSPLLVKNQNQGPFANSCNQRREVNNPKQNENEVESMLSPTTLFPKEIAARSKNSPKLVQGLENRNQTIFSRATETDSSGNQKRTSTGSSHDPLLLPFLTDKNSNTFITNLQASVCSQKQALSPDECDHDQNLHRSKSLKNANLHSNQSRMSHAKNQRERHFSESTYTQDSHDNLGSGSNCLPKKSRYSRKFKSYSELCSCDENENWASYDRTTTYGTRRVMYPSIEFGIFGKEQQLAFLENIKRSLTEGRLWRPCLLKNPGFLRNEESDSLKRAELLNSSSARSKMSVDASSPRDPIDIYREEPMVYSDSDTDTTTDDEYYLCETDKESEL